A DNA window from Sphingomonas changnyeongensis contains the following coding sequences:
- a CDS encoding cell division protein FtsQ/DivIB, with protein MAEARATIRRGAARPAAPARRARATVPARPGLFARLLGLAPISPETVERTVTGAILAGGAAFALLILHLMGVPAMAGAALADLTARAGFQVKRVELNGVNNMDRLTVYAIAFDQHSLAMPLVDLDRVREQLLRYGWIADARVSRRLPDTLVVDLVERRPAAVWQHQGQLRLVDAAGVVLDDVSAVAMPDLPLLIGPGANRHAGALLALVDKVPALRPVLVGATWIGDRRWDLRFQSGETLALPEGDAAAQRALVKFARLDADRRLLGGQFVRFDMRDPTRFVARINRQARAIDEQADEAAIDAGDETAGDGAEGATAPGAGGIRPARPAAPRNGGLAKVSDSI; from the coding sequence ATGGCAGAGGCGCGCGCGACCATCCGGCGGGGGGCGGCACGGCCGGCCGCGCCGGCGCGGCGCGCGCGGGCCACGGTACCGGCCCGGCCGGGCCTGTTCGCGCGGCTGCTCGGCCTCGCCCCGATCAGCCCGGAGACGGTCGAGCGGACCGTCACCGGCGCAATCCTGGCCGGCGGGGCGGCGTTTGCGCTGCTGATCCTGCATCTGATGGGCGTGCCCGCCATGGCCGGCGCGGCGCTTGCCGATCTGACCGCGCGGGCGGGATTTCAGGTCAAGCGGGTCGAGCTCAACGGCGTGAACAACATGGACCGGCTGACCGTCTATGCGATCGCGTTCGACCAGCATTCGCTCGCCATGCCGCTCGTCGATCTCGACCGGGTGCGCGAGCAGCTGCTGCGTTATGGCTGGATCGCCGATGCGCGGGTGTCGCGCCGGCTGCCCGACACTTTGGTCGTCGACCTCGTCGAACGCCGCCCGGCTGCGGTGTGGCAGCATCAGGGGCAGCTGCGGCTGGTCGATGCGGCCGGGGTCGTGCTCGACGATGTCTCGGCGGTGGCGATGCCCGATCTGCCGCTCTTGATCGGGCCGGGCGCGAACCGCCATGCCGGGGCGCTGCTGGCGCTGGTCGACAAGGTGCCGGCGCTGCGCCCGGTGCTGGTCGGCGCAACCTGGATCGGCGACCGGCGCTGGGACCTGCGCTTCCAGTCGGGCGAGACGCTTGCCCTGCCCGAAGGCGATGCCGCCGCGCAGCGCGCCCTGGTCAAATTCGCGCGGCTCGATGCCGACCGGCGGCTGCTGGGCGGACAGTTTGTGCGCTTCGACATGCGCGATCCGACGCGCTTCGTCGCGCGGATCAACCGGCAGGCGCGGGCGATCGACGAGCAGGCGGATGAAGCCGCCATCGACGCGGGCGATGAAACTGCGGGGGACGGGGCGGAAGGGGCGACAGCACCCGGTGCGGGGGGCATCCGGCCGGCGCGGCCCGCAGCGCCCCGGAACGGCGGACTGGCAAAGGTGAGCGACAGCATATGA